CAGCCCCACCTCGCAGCGGTTCCGGGATGAGAGCTTCAGGGACAAATTAATGCGCAAGATCGGCGAGAACCCGGTGGTACCCCTAGGTAAGGGTCGGGACTGGACAGCCAGATCTGAGGAGGGGGCGAGGGAGGAGGAAGCCGGGTGGGAAGCGCATGCCAGTGGGGGGGAGCCCACAAGGTCACCCCTGCgctatctcccctcccccccaccttgaCTCCGCGGTGTGGGACGTGTTTCCCCCTCCGCTCTGTGGGCACCCCCGGCGTCCAGCTCTAGGCCGGGAATACTAACGGCGCGTGGCTGAAGGAGACCTGCAGCCGCCCCAGCGGTGCCGGGAGCTATCAGCTTAAGTACCGGAAGGTGTGGAGGAAACAGCCGAGAGAGCTTCCAGTCACGCCCCTCTTTGAGTGTGGcggtgggaggggaaggagaaatttttatttcctcagcTTCCAAAGTAGCGTTATGAAGAATGCGTGTCTTCTGCTTTGTGTGTATCTTACTTTATAATTTAAACTTCTTGAGCATAAACATGGtcatctttgtatccttagcgCTGCGTTTGACACGGACGATATTGAACAAATGCGTGTTGATGAATTCTTTGGGCTGAACTTTCCCCTGTCCCCGCAGGTTGTCTGGCCACAGCCGGGGCCCTCTCTTACGGACTATACTGCTTTCACCGGGGCAACAGCCAGAGATCCCAGCTGATGATGCGGACCAGGATCCTGGCTCAGGGCTTTACGGTGATGGCCATCCTCGGGGGCTTGGTAGTGTCGGCCATGAAGGCCCCCAGGCCCCACTGAGAGCGGCGGCCCCGTACTCGAGAGGGATCCAAGCAGCTTTCCAGGGGGAAATGGAG
The DNA window shown above is from Sminthopsis crassicaudata isolate SCR6 chromosome 2, ASM4859323v1, whole genome shotgun sequence and carries:
- the HIGD2A gene encoding HIG1 domain family member 2A, mitochondrial, whose protein sequence is MSSSGSVTPKVTFDPAHPPVIEGFSPTSQRFRDESFRDKLMRKIGENPVVPLGCLATAGALSYGLYCFHRGNSQRSQLMMRTRILAQGFTVMAILGGLVVSAMKAPRPH